CGAGCTCGTGGTGCTGGGCGGCGAGCGGGCCCTCCAGCACGACCATCGCGAAGATGGAGGTGCCGGCGCTGACATTGCCGGTGCGCGGCGCGACGGCCCCGGTCGCGACCATCCCCGTGCCCGCATCGCCCTCCGGCGGACACAGCGGAATGCCGGGTCGCAGCCGACCGCTCGGATCGAGCAGCGCCGCACCGTCCGCCGTGAGGGTGCCGGCGTCCGCACCGGCGGGCAGCGCCTGCGGCAGCAGCGCACGAAGCGGGGGGATCTCTCCCGGTGCGAGCGCGTCGAAGCGGGCGATGAGCCGCTCGTCGTAGTCGGCGGTGCCGGCGGTGATCGGGAACATGCCCGATGCGTCACCGACGCCGAGCACGCGACGACCGGTCAAGCGTTCGTGGACGTATCCGGCGAGCGTGTTGACGGCGGCCACTCGCGACACGTGTGACTCTCGGTCGATGACCGCCTGGCGCAGGTGCGCGATCGACCAGCGCAGCGGGATGTTGACCCCGAACAGCTCGGACAACTCCGCCGCCGCTGCGGCGGTGTTCGTGTTGCGCCAGGTCCGGAAGGGAACGAGCAGCTCCCTCGCCTCGTCGAAGGCGAGGTAGCCGTGCATCATCGCCGACACACCGATCGATCCAACGGTCTCCGGGGTCACGCCGTGGGTGCGCTCGAGATCGGCGACGAGGTCGGCGTACGCGGCCTGCAGCCCCTCCCAGATCGCTTCCAGCGGGTAGGTCCACAGGCCGTCTTCGAGTCTGTTCTCCCACGCGTGCGAGCCGACGCCGAGCACGCTCGCGGGCGCTTCGGCATCCACGAGACAGGCTTTGATGCGCGTCGAGCCGAACTCGATGCCGAGACTCGTGCGACCCGTGCGGATCGCGTCCGCCGCCTCCCCGCTCATCGACGCTCGTCCGTTCCCTGCCCGTAGACGTTCTGGTAGCGGTTGTAGAGCGCGTCGATCTTGTCCTGCGGGATCGGGATCAGCTCGCCGGCCTGGCGCGCGATGTGCACCGTCCGGGCGACGTCCTCGCACATGACGGCGGCCTTCACGGCATCCTTGGCGTTGACGCCGATCGTGAAGGGGCCGTGGTTCTGCATGAGCACTGCGCGACTGCGGTGCCCGCGCAGCGTGTCCACGATGCCGCGGCCGATGGAGTCGTCGCCGATGATGGCGAACGGCCCGACCGGGATCGGC
The sequence above is a segment of the Microbacterium sp. PM5 genome. Coding sequences within it:
- a CDS encoding FGGY-family carbohydrate kinase — encoded protein: MSGEAADAIRTGRTSLGIEFGSTRIKACLVDAEAPASVLGVGSHAWENRLEDGLWTYPLEAIWEGLQAAYADLVADLERTHGVTPETVGSIGVSAMMHGYLAFDEARELLVPFRTWRNTNTAAAAAELSELFGVNIPLRWSIAHLRQAVIDRESHVSRVAAVNTLAGYVHERLTGRRVLGVGDASGMFPITAGTADYDERLIARFDALAPGEIPPLRALLPQALPAGADAGTLTADGAALLDPSGRLRPGIPLCPPEGDAGTGMVATGAVAPRTGNVSAGTSIFAMVVLEGPLAAQHHELDLVTTPAGDPVAMVHCNNGASELAAWAGLFRRFAAASGTPMDDDEVFGVLLREALDGDADAGGLLAYNHLAGEPIAGLTAGRPLFVRTPESTLSLANVMRAQVYGVFGTLALGMQVLAAEGVALDRMYAHGGVFRTAGVAQRFLAAALDAPVAVGETASEGGAWGIAVLAAFRRAVAQGCDLTLGTYLDETVFADAAASVVEPVPADVAGFATYLDRYRAGLAVEAAAVHSL